ctggatcagttgggcattggcgacatctatgcaccaacgtgagggggagtgttggcgtgacttgtggatattgacttactttccttacacaccaagaattcctattataattgtaattgatttactttaattcctgatttcctactgtaaatagatttaggaatttattatttacttgcccattcaggtttcgttgtattataaatatgacctcctacaaggagaagaatacacagaaaattcccacaaacaaatattctctcatagttttcatattttagcaaataCATCCTCGATGGTCTTGGCCATGAATACAAGGAATTCACCACATCTCTCCATCTTCGACCCTCACTGACATTTGATGAGTTCTATGATTTActccttcaagaagaacaACTCTTGAAAAGAATGTCCTCTCTCTCATTATCTACTGGCACTGCCCTTACTACAGATCGTACCTCCCACAATCATCAACAAAACCCCCCTCACAGGTCATCCAATCAACACTCCCATAGTAACTCCAGCAGGGGACGTGGTAGAGGACGTGGCAGAGACCGCAACTGGAACTCCAACCGCACCAACAATTGGAGTTCTAATCGAGAGCCTAGTTGGAACTCCAATTCCCACAATAGCTGGAATTCAAATCGAAGCAACACTTGTGTTAAATTTAATACACActtgaagaatataaaaaaatctagaagaaattagaaaactcAAGAAAGTTCACTAATTTGACAAGGTCAAGTTTTAAGAGAGAATTATTGTAAACTCTAGAAAAGTCCTAATAAAAATCTTGTAATAAggtaatattatattataaagtAGTGGCTAGGAGAAGAAGCCAAGTCCACCGACTTGGAGAATGGCGGCAGCTTTAGTGTATAAATAGATGTTGTTGTCTCTTGTACAAAGTCAAGAGAGTAAGAACAGGCCAAATAGCCAGCAAAGAGAGTAAGAACAGGCCAAATAGCCagcaaaaagagagagaataggCCAATAAGCCAAAAGGCCAATAAGCCTAGCAAATAGTTTCTAGTTGTTGAAGGCCAATAAGCCTACTCCTCTATAAAGCCTTGTACCCATCTAttgttgaataaataaaatcacttttttgttctctaaaacccaacaagtggtatcagagcatcaCAAACACTCATCTCACCTACTATATTCCAACAACTTGGAACCCAAGCACCAGGTCGGACACTCGTGATAGCACTCCCTCACTGCCTCCACCAGATAATCGCCCACCACTCCTTCCTACACCACCATATCATCCCCTGTTTCAGTTTCAAGAGACATGCCAGCCATGCAACCGACAAGGCCATACATCTCGTATTTGTCCGGAACGTGGCAACTTCGCTTACATGGCAGAATCCAACATTACGACTGCTCCCACATCATCTGAACTCACCAACTGGTGTGTGGACTTAGGTGTCACCCATCACATGACCTCTAATCCTTCTGAGCTCTCACATGTACAACCATACACAGGTAATGACTCTATTGTTGTTGGCAACGGTTCTCACCTATCTATCTCTCATATTGGCAAAACACACTTAGACAGATCTATTGGCTCTCTGCATCTTAATGACGTATTATGTGTGTTAAAGGAAAGAATCAAGTCATATTTGATATGCCCATATTATAGGGTCGTTGATTGATTCCTTGTATATATGTTattcaattgttttatttCCTTCCTAGAATAAGACTCTTTCGGTTTGTATAAAGCTGTagctatattatatattcaaTCATCAATGAAATATAGAGATCTTCTCTACCAATCTGTTTTCTTCATTCACCATttttacatggtatcagagcaccgATTCTGGTGACTCTAGAAACCCAAACACCTTCCGctacaacacaacacaagaTGGGTGAAACAAAATCCACAGAGAAATCAATTGATGTTTCGGATCCACTCACCTTGCATCACTCAGATCATCCGGGAATTGTTTTGGTATCCAGGCTTCTTGAAGGATACAACTATGGCCAATGGAGTCGATCTATGCGTCTCAATCTTAGCGCAAAGAATAAGATTGGCTTTGTCGATGGGTCTGTCAAAACCCCAGCATCTACAGATGCGAAACACTCTATTTGGCATCGATGCAACGACATGGTATTGTCGTGGATCTTGAATTCAGTACATCCGGACATTGCCGGCAGCGTGATCTATGCCGAAACAGCGGCTGAAGTTTGGAATGACCTCAAAGAGAGGTTTTCACAGGGCAATGATTCCAGAATTTACCAAATCCAACAAGAAATTGTTGAATATCGACAAGGACAACAATCTGTCTCAGCTTATTACACCAAGATGAAGGCACTTTGGGACGAGTTGTCTTCCTACCATGACACTTTATCATGCACATGTGGAGGATTGAAGGAAGTTGCTGCACgacaagagaaagaaagagtcaTGCAGTTTCTTATGGGACTAAATGAGACTTATGCTGCCGTCAGGGGACAGATTTTGATGATGCAACCCCTTCCTGATACACGCAAGGTCCATGCCTTGATACTCCAGCAAGAACGACAGGTTGAAGTAGCTGCACGACGTGATAGCAATACCAGTCATCATGCGATGAAGGTTGCTCAACCCAGCCGTTCACCTGCAGCCCAAGGGAATCTGACTCCCTTAAAGTGTAGTTACTGTGACCAAGAACGACACAGCGTCGATCGCTGTTATTTTCTCCATGGTTTTCCCGTGGGCCATAAGCTACATGGCAAAAATGTGAAGCCACCCAACCGAAGGAAATCAGCTGCACATAATACTCAAGCAAGCTCTATGGAGTCAACTCAGGCATTAACTACCACTCCTAATGAGAAGCCCATATTCACCACCGAGGAGTACACTCAACTTATGGCGCTACTTCGGAAAGAGAATGGTAATACACCTTCTTTTGCTAATGCCACAGGTATTGTTACCCCCACAACTCACTCTACTCTGTATTGGATAGTAGATAGTGGGGCAACGGATCACATATCCCATTCTGTGCCCTCAAATCACATGACTCCGTCACAAAATGACTTTGTTGAATTACCTGATGGTGGGCATGCTAAAATCACATCGGTTGGTTCTGTTAAGTTGACCAAGGATTTAGTTCTTGATGGTGTTCTACATGTACCAAAATTCGAAGTCAGTCTTTTGTCTGTTAGCAAACTCACTCAAGCTTTGGGATGTATAGTGAcatttttccctaatttttgTATTGTGCAGGACGTGGCTACGAAGAGGATGATTGGCCTGGGCAAGCAACATAAAGGGCTCTACTACATCACCCGCCAACAGAACCCACACCTAGTACACCATGTCAACCGTCATTCCAGCCTCTGGCACCAACGTCTTGGACACCCATCTGCTGCTCCTCTCCAAGCTTTATCCAAAAGCATTCCTGAAGTTGTTTTTGATTTTTCCAATAACTGTGATGTCTGTCCCTTAGCCAAACAAACTCGTTTACCTTTTTCTTCTAGTTTGATTAAATCCGTAGCACCTTTTGATTTGATTCACTGTGACATTTGGGGGCCTCACAGAGTTACTTCACACTCTGGGGGCGTTATTTTTTAACTATTGTAGATGATTATTCTCGTTTTACATGGATTCATCTTATAAGCTTTAAATATGAAACACAGTCATTGTTgaaatctttcttttcttgggtGCAAACCCAATTTAATTGTCGCATAAAGTCTTTGCGTGCTGACAATGGGGCAGAATTCATATCCATGCGAACTTTTTTTGATGACAATGGCGTGTTCTTCCAACATTCTTGTCCCTCAACGCCCCAACAAAATGGGGTTGTTGAGCGCAAGCATCGTCATCTTTTAAATGTGGGGAGGGCTCTTAGATTCCAGGCTCACTTACCATTGTCCTTTTGGGGAGAAAGTATTCAAACAGCATGTTATCTCATAAACAGATTACCTACACCCCTCCTCTCCCACAAATCTCCATGGTTTTGTTACTTGTTTCTCGAACTCGGTGTTCCTCTTCGCGCTTCCGCTTCCCCTTGTCTTTTTGTTGATAACCTCTCTGCTCTTCTATGGCTGCCAATCCTATCTTCCATGCTCGCACACGGCACATCGAGATTAATTATCACTTTGTTCGCGAACTCCTCACCCAAGGCGCACTCCAAACTCGCTATGTTCCCTCTCCTCATCAACTCGCTGATTTCTTTACCAAGAGTTTATCTTGTGAATGCTTCCATTTCCTTGCTACCAAGCTCAATCTTCACTATGTGAAGCCCCTTGGTGAGCACATCAGCCACCTGTTCTTGTGTGGGCACATATTGAACATGAATGTCCCCACGCTGAACTCTTTCacgaacaaaatgaaaatcgGTGTCTAAATGTTTGATCCTGGAATGAAAAACAGGATTTGAACTTAAGGCAAGAGCAGACAAATTATCACAATGCAAGATAGGAGGGGTGGCAAGAAACAAATGCATATCCTTAAGAACTTGTTGTATCCACGAAACCTCAGAGGCAGAATGAGCTAAAGCCTTATACTCGGCTTCTGTAGAACTTCTCGAAACAGAAGTTTGCTTTTTAGATTGCCATGAGATGGGATTGTTCCCAAGATAAACCACATAACCAGTGGTAGAGCACCTGGTATTAGGATCTCCTGCCCAATCCGAATCACTATAGACCAGCAGTTGCATATCACTTGAAGTGTAAGTGATACCATAATGAGAGGTACCCTTGAGATATCGGAGAATACGTTTGACTGCACCAAAATGAATATCTGTAGGAGCTGTCATAAACTGGCATACAGAATTGACAGCATAGGCGATATCAGGCCTAGTGAAAGTGAGATACTGAAGAGCCCCCACGAGACTTCGATAAGGAGTAGGATCTTGGAGAGAAACACCTTCGTCTTTAAGAAACTGCTGATAAGGTTTGGCTGGTGTTGAACATGGTTTACACTCAACCATGGTTGCCTTCTTGAGGAGATCTCGAAGATACTTAGCCTGGTTGACAAAAATATCACCATTCGAAAGATATGAAATCTCcaatccaagaaaaaaagtaagttTGCCCATGTCTTTCATATCAAAAGCTTCACCCAGATCTGTAATAACAGATTGAACTAATGTAGAGGAGGAACCAGTGATGAtaatgtcatccacataaagaaggagaagaactaTGTCAATGCCTGTATGCTTAACAAATAGACTCGGATCAGAATGGGATAGAGTGAAACCCAAAGTAGGAAGATAACTGGTGAACTTAGCATTCCAAGCTCGAGGAGCTTGTTTAAGACCATACAAGGACTTGAGTAACTTGCAGACATGAGAAGGATGTATAGCATCTTCAAAGCCTTGAGGCTGCTTCATATAGACTTCTTCTTGAAGATCACCGTGTAAAAAAGCATTTTTGACGTCCAATTGACGTAACTCCCAATGATTTGCTGCAGTAAGAGCTAACACCAATCTGACTGTGGTATGGCGAACCACAGGACTGAAAGTCTCATCGTAATCCAACCCTTGTTCCTGACTAAAACCCTGAGCAACTAACCGTGCTTTATATCGAGACACAGACCCATCTGGATTTTTCTTGACTTTGTAAATCCACTTACTACCAACAATATTTCTGTTTGGTGGAGGAGGCACTAAAACCCAAGTGCCTTGAACGTCTGTTATTAGCTTAGAGCTTAAGTCTTTGACAGCTCATGTATTctgcaaaactcaaaactctATAAATATTGAGTCAGCTAATATTGTATGGAATTAATAGAGAgaatcaataaaaagaaattcagaaccttttttttagttttcttcttcgttTCCTCTATTCATACTTGACTGGTTATCAAATCTCTCCCCCGGCTACTATGATTGCTCAATACTCTGCAAATCAGGATTCATGATGTCGTGCTACAATCTCTCCCTCAATATTAGTATTAGTTTAAATCTATGATTGTGTAAATCTTGTGTTACCTTCTTGACCTTAGCTTTCCATATATACTTAGGCCAACGTCAACTGTAATATCATATAAAGATGAATGAATACATGCATCACAATCAGTGAGCCATTCCCTAATTTTCTATTCCTTCCTAAATTTCTACAAAAACCCTCCCACGTCGCAGCAATGCCACCTTAACTCCGTCGCCATTTCACTATCATCATCACACGTCTATGGAGCCCATATGGCTTTTCTACTTTTCTGGTTCCCGGTGTCCTGGAAATTCCAAGTTTATTTGGGAATGATTTTccagatttgaatttgaagacTTTTATTCTTCCTCAATCGCATTCTCATCATAACACTAAATCTTTACATCTAGCCAAAGATCAAAGAACTATCACAGACCATAATGGGTCCTTACATATTTGACAGGGGAAATTGATATTcaatcaaacaaagaaaacaaattcaaaaaatttcacactACACATACACTGTGGGATTGCATCTCAGTGGTCATGGCAGATACAGGAATTTGTTGGAATGTAATCCTGCAGCTGCTTTCTTTGAAGCCGAAGTCACCAAGTCCTATTACAAtcattttatgtttattttatttgtgatgTAATTAGAACCATTGGATCATAGTCCAGGTGGATTCTCTAAGTTACAAGTGTAAACACCTCATAGGGTGACAGCTGCAATTCTGTTGGAGAAgaatctcttctctctcttctctactGAGTATACTATGTAAGCCAATTGTTTGTGAAAAATACAATGCAACAGTCTTTtctcatctttctcttcttccctgCAAATTCTCCATTTCTCTAAAATATACAAAACGACCATAGAACtctaacatggcctcagagccaggttcggTTGGTTGCTGGGCGTGAATCTGTGCAAATCGAAAGCTGGTGTTTGGTTGAGCTGAAATCGAGCTCACTCAACATTCCAAGAGGCGTATCTGTCTGAATCCAATGTCTAATATGGCAGGGTCAGGCACTGCTGAGCTTCGCACGCCAGTTTTCAATGGAGAAAACCATGAGTTTTGGAGCATTTGAAtgaaaactattttgaaatctcATGGGTTATGGgatttggttgaaaatggttttGATGCTTCAGATccaaaaaagggaaaggaaaaagaagaaggatctAAGGCTGCTGAAGTGGAGAAGTCTACGATGGCTGAGATCTTGATGAAGGATGCTCGTGCACTTGGATTGATCCAAAGTGCAGTCTCAGACCAAATCTTCCCCAAAATAGTGAATGAAGAAACTCAAAGGGTGCATGGGATATTCTAAAGCAAGAGTTTAGAGGCGATAAACAGGTACGAAGTGTTAAGATGCAAGGTTTACGTAGAGAGTTTGAATATACTCGTATGAAGGATAGTGAACCATTGTCTGCTTACATTGCTAAActgtttgatttaattaatcaaatgaaaagTTATGGTGAAGAGCTGCCTAGAGAAAGAATTGTGCAGAAATTGCTGATTAGTTTACCTAAATCGTATGATTCTATATGCTCTGTGATTGAGCATTCCAAGGACCTTGACACTCTTGAAATTCAAGAAGTGGTTGCATCTCTGAAGAGCTTTGAGCTCAGATTGGATAGGCATACTGAAAACTCCACAGAAAAGGCTTTTACTAGCCTAAACATAGAGAGTAAAAGCTCTAAGAGTGGAAGTTCTTCTGGAAATCACAAATCTCAGAAGAACTGGAAGTCTAATGGAAAGAATTGGAGTAACAAGTCTAATTCTAATCCCAAACCAAATGCATCAAATGAAGGAACCAAAACACCCTGCAAGCATTGTGAGAAACTACACTATGGCAAGTGTTGGTATGAAGGAAAACCAAAGTGCAAAGGGTGTGGAAAGTTTGGACACATACTCAGAGATTGCCATAGGAATCAATCTGTACAGAAGGTGAATTATGCTAATCAGGTTGAAGAAACTGGAACTCTGTTTTATGCATGCAATGTTGTGACAGATGTGAAATTCAACAATTCATGGTATGTTGACAGTGGTTGTAGTAACCACATGACTGGAGATGAAAGGCTATTGGTGGATATTTGAGGGGATGTAAATTCCAAGGTGAAAATGGGGACTAGAGAGACAGTCCAAGTTGCAGGGAAAGGCACACTTGTGATAGAAACCAAAGTGGGCAGAAAGCACATTCAAGAAGTGATGTTGGTGCCTGGATTAGAAGAAAATTTGCTCAGTGTTGGGCAGATAATGGAGCATGGAAATTGCCTGGTATTTAGAAAGGGAATGGTGACAATTTTCGATGACTGGTCACTGCAAAACCCTATTGCTAAAGTTCAAATGACTAGCAACAGGTGCTTTCCTCTCACAATGGTGCCAGCTACTCAGTTGGTGCTAAGAGCTAATGTGACACACAGCTTGCAAACTTGGCACAAAAGACTGGGGCATCTTAATGATCAAAGCATTAGGCTACTTGTAAATCAAGGCATGGTTCATGGCTTACCTAGTTTAGAAAAGGATCTTGAAGTTTGTGAAGGCTGCAAGCTAGAAAAGCAACATAGAGACTCATTCCTTGCAGAATCCACTTGGAGAACCCAGTTTCCACTAGAGTTGGTACACACAGACATCTGTGGACCAATGCAAACTGCATCAATGTCAGAAAACAGGTATTTCTTATTATTCATAGACGATTGTACTAGAATGACTTGGGTTTATTTCCTCAGAAATAAATCAAATGCCTTTGAATGCTTCAAGAAGTTCAAGGCTATGACAGAGCTGCAAAGTGGTTATAAGGTGAAATCTCTTAGAAGTGACAGAGGTGGAGAATTCATGTCAAATGAGTTTCATGAGTACTGCAGTGAGATTGGAATACAAAGGTAGCTGACAGTAGCATATTCCCCTCAGCAAAATAGAGTAGCTGAGAGGAAGAACAAGATTGTGATAGAGATGGCAAAGTCTATGCTACATGAAAATGGGCTTCCTTATGAAttttgggcagaagctgtTAATACCGCAGTATATCTACTCAACAGATGTCCTTCTAAGTCTCTTAAAGAGGTGACACCATTTGAGGCTTACACTAGAAGAAAGCCAGGTATTGCACACTTGAAAGTGTTTGGATCTTTATGTCATGTGCTCATTCCTTCGGCACTAAGGCACAAGTTGGAAGAAAACAGTCATAAATGCATTTTTGTTGGCTATGGACTTTGTGAAAAGGGGTACAGATTATATGATCCTAGAACTAGAAAGATTATCTTGTCTAAAGATGTGTATTTTGATGAAACTGCCTCATGGAAATGGGAGAACACTAGTAATGTAGAGTTGAGAATGCCTatgcaaattgaaaaccaGGATAATGCAGAACATGAACATATGGTATTTGATGAACCAACTCAAATCTTGGATACTCAAATGCaagtagaagaagaaactgATGAGGAAATACTTGACAGGTCTCAAGTGTTTGATCACACACCTCATAAGTGGAGGAGTATTAATGACATCATGGCAAAATGTAACATATGCATTGTGGAACCTGACAGTTTTGAAGAAGCTGATTTGGATGAATCATGGAGACATGCAATGAAGGCTGAATTAGAGATGATTGAGAAGAACAATACATGGGAATTAGTTGACAGACCATTTGACAAACTAGTAATTGGTGTCAAGTGGGTCTACAAGGTCAAGCTTAATCTAGATGGCACTGTGCAAAAGAATAAAGCCAGACTGGTGGCTAAAGGCTATTCACAAAAGCCCGGGATCGATTACAATGAAACATTTGCCCTGGTGGCAAGGCTAGATACCATCAAAACCTTGATTGCCCTTGCTGCACAAAAGGAATGGAGTTTGTATCAGTTGGATGTGCAGTCTGCCTTTCTCAATGGCATTCTAAAGGAGGAAGTCTATGTTGAACAGCCACAAGGATATGTCCAAGAGAATAAGGAAACCAAAGTTTACAAGTTGAACAAGGCTCTATATGGACTGAAACAAGCTCCAAGGGCCTGGTATGATGAAATAGATGCTTACTTCAACAATGCAGGATTCAAAAAGAGTTCTAGCGAAGCTACTATCTATGTCAAAACCAATGACACTTCAGGTATTATTATTGTCTCACtttatgtagatgatattatatatactgGTAGTTGTTCCAAATTACTTAAAGAGTTTAAGCAAGATATGATGCAACACTATGAGATGACAGACTTGGGGTTGTTACATCACTTTCTTGGCATGGGAGTGGTACAAACAGATAGGCACATTTTTATTCaccaaaagaaatatgcaatGAAACTTCTTGAGAAGTTTGGAATGAAGGACTGCAAGTCAGTGGCAATTCCACTTGTGGTGAATGAAAAACTGTGCAAAGAAGATGGAAGTGAAGCAGCAAATGAGAGTGAATTCAGACAGATAGTAGGGAGCTTTCTCTATTTGACTGCCACAAGACTAGATCTAATGTTTTCATCTAGCTTACTTGCTAGGTTCATGCACAATCCCACAAAGAAGCACTTGGGAACTGCCAAAAGAGTTTTGAGATACATACAAGGCACACTCGATTTTGGCATTGAGTTTGTGAAAGGGAAAACAACTACTCTAATAGGGTATTGTGACAGTGATTAAGCAGGGAGTGAGGATGATATGAGAAGCACCTCAGGATATGCTTTCACACTAGGCTCATGCATGTTTTCTTGGGCTTCTATCAAGCAAAACACAGTTGCTTTGTCCACGGCAGAAACTGAGTATGTGAGTGCTGCAGAAGCAACTTCACAAGCTAAGTGGCTAAGATTTGTGCTTGAAGACTTTGGTGAAGAACAAGTAGAAGCTACACCAATCCTATGTGATAACACTTCTGCTATTGCAATGGCAAGGAATCCAGTTCATCACCAGAAAACTAGACATATCAGTCGGAAATTTCACTTCATCAGGGAAGCTATccaagcaaaagaaattgagCTAATCTACTGTATGACAGAAGATCAAATTGCAGATATTTTGACCAAGGCTCTGCCTAAGGATTGCTTCGTTAGTTTAAGAAGCCTACTTGGTGTGAAAACAGCTAAAggattagaagggagtgttggaATGTAATCCTGCAGCTGCTTTCTTTGAAGCCGAAGTCACCAAGTCCTATTACAAtcattttatgtttattttatttgtgatgTAATTAGAACCATTGGATCATAGTCCAGGTGGATTCTCTAGGTTACAAGTGTAAACACCTCATAGGGTGACAGTTGCAATTTTGTTGGAGAAgaatctcttctctctcttctctaccGAGTACACTATGTAAGCCAACTCTTTGTGAAAAATACAATGCAACAGTCTTTtctcatctttctcttcttccctgCAAATTCTCCATTTCTCTAAAATATACAAAACGACCATAGAACTCTAACAGGATTggcaagttttttttaaatttttttaatttttttaatttctataaatggtttaattgttttaatttttggaattaataattaagttAAAGCATGAATAATCAAGAAAAAATGATTTGGCAGATGACATGAGGTTGTCATGTCATGTGCCACATTGTTTGGTATCGTTAAGTTGGTAAATAAGTTAGTACCCGTAGCTCTAAAGAAAAATAGCTTCGATTATGTAAGGCGATACACTGGGAAAAGTTTAGCTTCGATTATGTAAGATGACACACTGGCAAAAGTTTTTGGCTCCACCACTGATCAAATCTAGATGGAGATGCTGTTAGGAACACCCATTCCCGTGACCCCGGGGGTCGAGAATGGCTTCAAAAGCTCATATGGAACAACTCCTGCTCCAACTCTGTTTTTCAGGTTCAAGTTGGTATTCCTCTCATCAATTATTCCTTCTAGCTTCTTCAAATTACCATTGAACCGCTCGAATGCAGCTTTTATCACAGGATTTTCAGCCCAGGATGACTCAAGTTTCTCACTAAGATACTCCTCATCAGGTGAATGATTCGATAGCACATCCATCACAACCATCATTTGGGTTGCTTGAATCTGTGATGGGTAGCAGTTTAGCAGTGTCATTTCTGGTCTCttcaaaaaattattgaaagcCTCATCAGATGGATCTTCTGTTGGCATGTTGGTTCGAGCAATTGTAGGCTTGTTTGGGAAGTATCCACCATACGTATACTGTCCAAAGTTCACAGCTGCATGATGTCCAGCTGTTACCCAAATTATGGTTGTCAAAATGTGGATAAGATTTTCTGGGGTTTTCAAAACAGGCCACCATGGCTCATCTTTCTTGTCTGCATGGCCTTTTGTTCTAACTTCTGTCCACCAACCTTGAAGCTCCTTATCAGACTCAACAAGAGTTGGATCTGGATAGTAGTGCTTCACATAGTCACTCACCCACTCCTTAATGGCATCCCAAAGAATGAGACCATCATTTGCAAATGGGTAGTCTTCAATTGTTAGCTTCAGGCCATGCTCAGCTGTAGGATCCTCAACTGCCATTCCCCTGAAATTAAAGCAAACAGATTAATTAGCGGTTGAACTTCCATAGCGTTTCAAatgaagtttttcttttttaagatgGTAGCAACTAGATAGACTGCAAAtgcttgttttcctttttcattttagaattctTCAACAAACAGTATTTAAGATTGGTTCCGAGTTGCCTGCAGCAACACATAGTTTGGATCAATCTTAGATTAGTTTTAATTATCATGTGAAATACCTTCTGATCAGATCTGTTGGCAATGCTTCCATATCAAAGCGC
Above is a window of Prunus persica cultivar Lovell chromosome G2, Prunus_persica_NCBIv2, whole genome shotgun sequence DNA encoding:
- the LOC109947549 gene encoding uncharacterized protein LOC109947549 isoform X1, giving the protein MGETKSTEKSIDVSDPLTLHHSDHPGIVLVSRLLEGYNYGQWSRSMRLNLSAKNKIGFVDGSVKTPASTDAKHSIWHRCNDMVLSWILNSVHPDIAGSVIYAETAAEVWNDLKERFSQGNDSRIYQIQQEIVEYRQGQQSVSAYYTKMKALWDELSSYHDTLSCTCGGLKEVAARQEKERVMQFLMGLNETYAAVRGQILMMQPLPDTRKVHALILQQERQVEVAARRDSNTSHHAMKVAQPSRSPAAQGNLTPLKCSYCDQERHSVDRCYFLHGFPVGHKLHGKNVKPPNRRKSAAHNTQASSMESTQALTTTPNEKPIFTTEEYTQLMALLRKENGNTPSFANATGRGYEEDDWPGQAT
- the LOC109947077 gene encoding uncharacterized protein LOC109947077, whose amino-acid sequence is MKQPQGFEDAIHPSHVCKLLKSLYGLKQAPRAWNAKFTSYLPTLGFTLSHSDPSLFVKHTGIDIVLLLLYVDDIIITGSSSTLVQSVITDLGEAFDMKDMGKLTFFLGLEISYLSNGDIFVNQAKYLRDLLKKATMVECKPCSTPAKPYQQFLKDEGVSLQDPTPYRSLVGALQYLTFTRPDIAYAVNSVCQFMTAPTDIHFGAVKRILRYLKGTSHYGITYTSSDMQLLVYSDSDWAGDPNTRCSTTGYVVYLGNNPISWQSKKQTSVSRSSTEAEYKALAHSASEVSWIQQVLKDMHLFLATPPILHCDNLSALALSSNPVFHSRIKHLDTDFHFVRERVQRGDIHVQYVPTQEQVADVLTKGLHIVKIELGSKEMEAFTR
- the LOC109947549 gene encoding uncharacterized protein LOC109947549 isoform X2 produces the protein MGETKSTEKSIDVSDPLTLHHSDHPGIVLVSRLLEGYNYGQWSRSMRLNLSAKNKIGFVDGSVKTPASTDAKHSIWHRCNDMVLSWILNSVHPDIAGSVIYAETAAEVWNDLKERFSQGNDSRIYQIQQEIVEYRQGQQSVSAYYTKMKALWDELSSYHDTLSCTCGGLKEVAARQEKERVMQFLMGLNETYAAVRGQILMMQPLPDTRKVHALILQQERQVEVAARRDSNTSHHAMKVAQPSRSPAAQGNLTPLKCSYCDQERHSVDRCYFLHGFPVGHKLHGKNVKPPNRRKSAAHNTQASSMESTQALTTTPNEKPIFTTEEYTQLMALLRKENGRGYEEDDWPGQAT
- the LOC109947549 gene encoding uncharacterized protein LOC109947549 isoform X3; amino-acid sequence: MRLNLSAKNKIGFVDGSVKTPASTDAKHSIWHRCNDMVLSWILNSVHPDIAGSVIYAETAAEVWNDLKERFSQGNDSRIYQIQQEIVEYRQGQQSVSAYYTKMKALWDELSSYHDTLSCTCGGLKEVAARQEKERVMQFLMGLNETYAAVRGQILMMQPLPDTRKVHALILQQERQVEVAARRDSNTSHHAMKVAQPSRSPAAQGNLTPLKCSYCDQERHSVDRCYFLHGFPVGHKLHGKNVKPPNRRKSAAHNTQASSMESTQALTTTPNEKPIFTTEEYTQLMALLRKENGNTPSFANATGRGYEEDDWPGQAT